A single window of Nicotiana sylvestris chromosome 5, ASM39365v2, whole genome shotgun sequence DNA harbors:
- the LOC104237903 gene encoding LOW QUALITY PROTEIN: mitogen-activated protein kinase kinase kinase 17-like (The sequence of the model RefSeq protein was modified relative to this genomic sequence to represent the inferred CDS: deleted 1 base in 1 codon): MDWTRGHTIGRGSTAAVSVAMSRCSGEIFAVKSTELSRSEFLQKEQKILSTLNSPYIVGYKGYDVTRENNKDMFNLMMEYMPDGTLTNQIREQGTRNEQMIRYYTKQIVQGLDYLHSKGILHRDIKGHNILLCETGAKIADFGCARSIDQVKWNGGTPMFMAPEVARGEEQGFAADIWALGCTIIEMATGASPWTDSTNPASLLYHIAFSGQKPEIPGFLSSQARDFVSKCLRRDPKQRWSAKQLFKHPFFEESNSYDKINEEFITSSPTSILDQGIWSSAEESETVDDSRQTISSMDSPLQRLRELEMQSGKPDWLQLEITV; the protein is encoded by the exons ATGGACTGGACCAGAGGCCACACTATAGGCCGCGGGTCTACAGCTGCCGTCTCGGTCGCCATGTCGCGCTGCTCCGGCGAGATTTTTGCTGTCAAATCCACTGAGTTATCCCGGTCCGAATTCTTGCAAAAGGAGCAGAAAATTTTGTCA ACTTTGAACTCCCCTTATATAGTTGGCTACAAGGGGTACGATGTAACCAGAGAGAACAACAAGGACATGTTCAATCTTATGATGGAGTACATGCCCGATGGAACACTCACCAACCAAATTAGGGAACAGGGAACGa GGAACGAGCAGATGATCAGATATTACACGAAGCAAATTGTTCAGGGACTAGACTACCTACATTCGAAAGGGATCTTGCATCGTGACATTAAGGGACACAACATTCTGTTATGTGAAACCGGTGCCaaaattgcagattttggttGTGCTAGGTCAATCGATCAGGTTAAGTGGAACGGGGGCACGCCTATGTTCATGGCACCAGAAGTAGCACGAGGAGAAGAACAAGGATTTGCAGCTGATATATGGGCATTAGGATGCACTATTATAGAAATGGCCACTGGTGCCTCACCATGGACTGATTCTACCAACCCAGCTTCATTGCTTTACCATATTGCATTTTCTGGCCAAAAACCAGAAATTCCTGGATTTTTGTCTTCACAAGCAAGGGATTTTGTAAGTAAATGCTTGAGAAGAGATCCAAAACAGAGATGGTCTGCTAAACAGCTATTCAAGCATCCATTTTTTGAAGAGTCCAATTCATATGACAAAATAAATGAAGAGTTCATCACAAGTTCCCCAACAAGCATTCTTGATCAAGGCATTTGGAGTTCAGCGGAGGAATCAGAAACCGTCGACGATTCAAGACAAACAATTAGCTCAATGGATTCTCCTCTGCAAAGGCTAAGAGAGCTAGAAATGCAATCAGGAAAACCAGATTGGTTACAGTTAGAAATTACAGTGTAG
- the LOC104237905 gene encoding uncharacterized protein, producing MSQLTYDGPEDEIIGSRIHFCQKLQVLGISAMGDTLTPQIDHRHPLYLQPSDTPGALLIDIKLTCPENFGLWSRSMRFALLGKNKLSFVEGTCVKSLYKGELADLWEQCNVAVLLWIGRSVSQELLPSIVYASDASKVWTEFKERTYVNNTTVEGTNSVEGHFFTEVEYKQLVSLLNKSASSGDCKANMADSGASHHITSYKAELIDIRKLGNQEGRKVQVPNGNKSQITDIGDATILGGQRIRNVLHVPDFKFNLLSVAKLTKDLGLYSGKVMGIGREFDGLYILQEHTKSVVGAAIIRGKHDTKLWHSRLGHPSMKAMQHIPTLRNLEDE from the exons ATGTCACAATTGACATATGATGGTCCTGAAGATGAGATTATTGGAAGCAGGATTCACTTCTGCCAGAAG TTACAAGTTCTAGGAATATCCGCCATGGGAGATACCTTGACACCTCAAATCGATCATCGTCATCCCCTTTACCTTCAGCCGTCTGATACACCTGGAGCACTTTTGATAGATATCAAGCTCACATGTCCAGAAAATTTCGGATTGTGGAGTAGGTCGATGCGTTTCGCTTTATTGGGAAAAAACAAGTTAAGTTTCGTAGAAGGAACGTGTGTGAAGAGCTTGTACAAAGGAGAATTAGCAGATTTGTGGGAGCAATGTAATGTTGCGGTACTTTTATGGATTGGAAGGAGTGTTTCACAGGAATTATTACCGAGCATAGTCTATGCATCAGATGCTTCAAAGGTATGGACTGAGTTCAAGGAAAG AACCTATGTGAACAACACAACAGTTGAGGGAACTAATTCTGTTGAAGGTCATTTCTTTACAGAAGTGGAGTATAAGCAGTTGGTGAGTTTGTTAAACAAATCAGCATCATCTGGTGATTGCAAAGCCAATATGGCAG ATTCAGGGGCATCTCATCATATTACTTCCTATAAAGCTGAACTAATTGACATTAGGAAATTAGGGAATCAAGAAGGTAGAAAAGTGCAGGTGCCAAATGGTAACAAGTCACAGATAACTGATATAGGAGATGCAACAATTTTAGGAGGTCAGAGGATCAGAAATGTCTTACATGTGCCAGATTTCAAGTTTAATCTACTTTCAGTAGCCAAGCTGACCAAGGACCTT GGTCTTTACAGTGGCAAGGTGATGGGGATTGGTAGAGAATTTGATGGCCTCTACATTCTCCAAGAACATACAAAATCAGTAGTAGGAGCAGCAATAATAAGGGGGAAACATGACACAAAATTGTGGCATTCAAGATTAGGACATCCTTCCATGAAGGCAATGCAACACATACCTACCTTGAGAAATCTAGAAGATGAGTAA
- the LOC104237904 gene encoding mitogen-activated protein kinase kinase kinase 18-like: MDWIRGATIGHGSSAAVSIAVSRCSGEIFAVKSVELSQSECLQKEQKILSTLSSPYIVGYKGYDVTGENNEDMLNLMMEYMPGGTLTHEIGRQGGRLNEQLIGYFTKQIIQGLDYLHSKGLVHCDIKGRNILLCETGAKIADFGCARSVDQAKWNGGTPMFMAPEVARGEEQGFAADIWALGCTIIEMATGASPWTTVSNPASLLYHIAFSGQNPEIPEFLSSKTRDFVSKCLTRDPKQRWSAKQLLSHPFLEESDSNSKVDEEFITSSPTSILDQRIWNSAEESETVNNSTQTISSMDSPLQRVTKLCTQSGKPEWRWDESWITVRNCSENNRGDGGNLVSKMLEINCIDSLFCCSTSRIQHRAVISSLNFDRHIRSSSFLIEDQKLLKAFVDDSICDSLQEMKDSLSKDFVDIRSMFMELVGKKATTSIPPRGPVEIGRFCGGNPESWILQAERYFEFYSITDDVKLSLASSYLDGEALAWFQWLYRNKLFVDWKHFTEKLKLHYHKWIPPASIGCSADLPFCSNCDETLEIPRTQGSPLTTMSHVSNFFEFQSTFKHRNSQAKHIFDEMSTRVFSKAVEENSPVTAVTQSTNANTRVSYFAVDLG; the protein is encoded by the exons ATGGACTGGATAAGAGGCGCCACCATCGGCCACGGCTCCTCTGCTGCTGTCTCGATCGCCGTGTCACGCTGCTCGGGCGAGATATTTGCTGTCAAATCGGTGGAGCTGTCACAGTCAGAGTGTTTGCAAAAGGAGCAGAAAATTTTGTCCACTTTGAGCTCCCCTTATATAGTTGGCTACAAGGGGTACGATGTAACAGGAGAGAACAACGAGGACATGCTCAATCTTATGATGGAGTACATGCCCGGCGGAACACTCACCCATGAAATAGGGAGACAGGGAGGCAGGTTGAATGAGCAGTTGATCGGATATTTCACGAAGCAAATTATTCAAGGATTAGACTACCTACATTCGAAAGGCCTCGTGCATTGCGACATTAAGGGACGCAACATTCTGTTATGTGAAACAGGTGCCaaaattgcagattttggttGTGCTAGGTCAGTCGATCAGGCTAAATGGAACGGTGGCACGCCTATGTTCATGGCACCAGAAGTAGCTCGAGGCGAAGAACAAGGGTTTGCAGCTGATATATGGGCATTAGGATGCACTATTATAGAAATGGCCACTGGTGCCTCACCCTGGACAACAGTTAGCAACCCAGCTTCATTGCTTTACCATATTGCATTTTCTGGCCAAAACCCAGAAATTCCAGAATTTTTGTCTTCAAAAACAAGGGATTTTGTAAGTAAATGCTTGACCAGAGATCCAAAACAGAGATGGTCCGCTAAACAGCTCCTCAGCCATCCGTTTCTTGAAGAATCAGATTCAAACAGCAAGGTAGATGAAGAGTTCATAACAAGTTCCCCAACAAGCATTCTTGATCAACGCATTTGGAATTCAGCGGAGGAATCAGAAACCGTCAACAATTCAACACAAACAATTAGTTCAATGGATTCTCCTCTGCAAAGGGTAACAAAATTGTGTACGCAATCAGGAAAACCAGAGTGGAGATGGGATGAGAGTTGGATCACAGTCAGAAATTGCAGTGAAAATAACAGAGGAGATGGTGGCAATTTAGTTAGTAAGATGTTGGAAATAAATTGCATAGATAGccttttttgttgtagtacttcTAGGATACAACATAGAGCTGTAATTAGCAGTCTCAATTTTGACAGACATATTAGAAGTTCA AGTTTTCTAATTGAGGACCAAAAGTTACTCAAGGCTTTCGTCGATGACTCAATTTGTGATTCACTACAAGAAATGAAGGATTCGCTTTCTAAGGATTTCGTTGATATTCGTTCGATGTTTATGGAGTTGGTGGGGAAAAAGGCTACGACGTCCATTCCACCCCGAGGTCCAGTGGAAATAGGGCGGTTCTGCGGTGGAAATCCGGAGTCTTGGATTTTACAGGCGGAGAGGTATTTTGAGTTTTACTCCATCACTGACGATGTTAAGCTCTCTTTAGCATCATCTTACTTGGATGGCGAAGCTTTAGCTTGGTTCCAGTGGCTTTATCGGAACAAGCTATTTGTCGACTGGAAGCATTTTACGGAGAAATTGAAGCTGCATTATCACAAATGGATCCCCCCCGCTTCGATAGGGTGTTCGGCTGATCTCCCATTTTGTTCTAATTGTGATGAAACTTTAGAAATACCAAGGACCCAGGGAAGTCCTCTTACTACTATGAGTCATGTTTCCAACTTCTTTGAATTTCAATCCACATTTAAACATAGAAACTCACAGGCCAAACATATATTCGATGAAATGTCTACTAGAGTCTTTTCCAAAGCAGTGGAGGAAAATTCTCCTGTTACAGCAGTGACCCAAAGCACAAATGCAAACACGCGTGTCTCTTACTTTGCAGTTGATTTGGGATAA
- the LOC138868594 gene encoding uncharacterized protein yields MSNINEKIWLFFDANVEWELIMDIAQQVETLMWYFMKMKRLVVFQCTPEYEDFAFCINSSGLFDLGYKGSSFTWWNERSNAEYIFKRLDRILINLPFQNLFPTIEIEHLIRNGLGHAPLFMSCGEQSANYVKPFRFLNFWKKHETFKEMLAIIEDIVKVKEILFEEEPRIANRIVLQQAHAKLKKYLSIEEQYWKKKAGMTWFAEGNRNTRFFHNYVNCKKKKLQLKRIQNGDRNWINDQVQLANGAADFQNQFTKEGDPTNFALLDNVPSMVTVEQNMELFRYPTLEEVKGVVFELS; encoded by the exons ATGTCAAATATTAATGAGAAGATCTGGTTATTTTTTGACGCTAATGTGGAATGGGAATTGATCATGGACATTGCACAACAG GTGGAGACTTTAATGTGGTACTTTATGAAGATGAAAAGATTGGTGGTCTTCCAGTGTACCCCTGAATATGAAGACTTTGCCTTTTGTATCAATTCAAGTGGGTTGTTTGATCTAGGTTACAAAGGGAGTTCATTCACTTGGTGGAATGAAAGATCTAATGCTGaatatatctttaagagactgGATAGGATATTGATAAATCTTCCTTTTCAGAATCTTTTTCCTACTATTGAGATTGAACATTTGATAAGAAATGGATTAGGTCATGCCCCATTGTTCATGAGTTGTGGAGAACAATCTGCAAACTATGTGAAACCATTTAGGTTTCTCAACTTTTGGAAAAAACATGAGACTTTTAAAGAGATG TTGGCAATCATAGAGGACATTGTAAAGGTAAAGGAGATATTGTTTGAGGAGGAACCAAGAATAGCTAATAGAATAGTGCTTCAACAGGCCCATGCAAAATTGAAGAAGTATTTGAGTATTGAGGAGCAGTATTGGAAGAAAAAAGCTGGGATGACTTGGTTTGCTGAGGGTAATAGAAATACTAGATTCTTTCATAATTATGTGAACTGCAAAAAGAAGAAGCTGCAATTGAAGAGGATTCAAAATGGAGATAGGAACTGGATTAATGATCAAGTTCAATTGGCTAATGGTGCTGCGGACTTTCAAAATCAATTTACAAAAGAAGGTGATCCTACAAATTTTGCTTTGCTTGACAATGTTCCTTCCATGGTGACTGTAGAGCAGAATATGGAGTTGTTTAGATATCCAACACTAGAAGAGGTCAAAGGTGTAGTTTTTGAGTTGAGTTGA